From the genome of Nodosilinea sp. PGN35, one region includes:
- a CDS encoding AzlC family ABC transporter permease has translation MATASDFSIRSPRQEVLAGARDIIPLVVGAIPFGIIFGTLAQGSGLSFGATLGMSAFVFAGSSQFIALGLLAAGSTLPLIVLTTVVVNLRHMLYAASLLPYVQGASQRWKAVIGFFLTDEAFAIAIRRYQQPDLSPHKHWYYLGAAGAMYLNWIFCTWLGLTVGQLIPNAAAWGLDFAMVATFIGMVAPYATTRPMVGAIAVAGLVAVLANGLPHKLGLMVAAIAGVTAGYWLETRLMQRVKG, from the coding sequence TTGGCTACAGCGTCAGACTTTAGCATTCGCTCTCCTCGCCAGGAGGTGTTGGCCGGGGCGCGGGACATCATCCCTCTCGTAGTGGGGGCGATTCCCTTTGGAATTATCTTTGGCACCCTGGCCCAGGGCAGCGGCCTGTCGTTTGGGGCGACCCTGGGCATGTCGGCCTTTGTGTTTGCCGGCTCGTCGCAGTTTATTGCCCTGGGGCTGCTGGCGGCGGGCAGCACCCTGCCCTTGATTGTGCTCACTACGGTGGTGGTCAACCTGCGCCACATGCTCTACGCCGCCAGCCTGCTGCCCTACGTGCAGGGGGCCTCCCAGCGGTGGAAAGCGGTGATTGGTTTCTTTTTGACCGATGAAGCCTTTGCGATCGCCATTCGCCGCTACCAGCAGCCCGACCTCAGCCCCCACAAGCACTGGTACTACCTGGGTGCCGCCGGGGCCATGTACCTGAACTGGATTTTCTGTACCTGGCTGGGGCTGACGGTGGGCCAGCTAATCCCCAACGCGGCGGCCTGGGGGCTCGATTTTGCCATGGTGGCGACGTTCATTGGCATGGTCGCTCCCTACGCGACGACGAGGCCCATGGTGGGGGCGATCGCTGTCGCCGGACTGGTGGCGGTGCTGGCCAATGGGTTGCCCCATAAATTGGGACTGATGGTGGCGGCGATCGCCGGAGTGACGGCAGGGTACTGGCTTGAAACTCGGCTGATGCAGCGGGTAAAGGGTTGA
- a CDS encoding NAD(P)/FAD-dependent oxidoreductase — protein sequence MADAPQQICILGGGFGGLYTALRLSNLPWEGTPPAITLVDCNDRFLFLPLLYELVTDELQTWEVAPPFIELLAGTPVQFRQAEVTGIDLDQHRVSLSDGVTLTYDRLVLALGGTTPMDMAPGVAEHALAFRTLPDAYRLKERLRHLEASDAEKIRVAVVGGGYSGVELACKVAEHLGERGRVRLVERTDMILRTSPEHNREVAQKALSDLGVWVDLETAVDNVTADTISLTFREQTDILPVDLVLWTVGTQVNGAIANLPLKHNERQQVVVQPTLESVDRPGVYALGDVADCRDADGQQVPATAQVALQQADFVGWNIWASLGGGEAAGAKNRPQLPFRYRHLGEMMTLGTSRATLTGLGIQLDGELAHVARRLAYLYRMPTFSHQVRVGLNWMTKPLRDALSA from the coding sequence ATGGCAGACGCTCCCCAGCAAATTTGTATTCTCGGCGGCGGCTTTGGTGGCCTCTACACCGCCCTGCGCCTGAGCAACCTGCCCTGGGAGGGCACCCCGCCTGCCATCACCCTGGTGGACTGCAACGATCGCTTCCTGTTTTTGCCCCTGCTCTACGAACTGGTCACCGACGAGCTGCAAACCTGGGAGGTCGCGCCCCCCTTCATCGAGCTGCTGGCGGGCACCCCCGTTCAGTTTCGCCAGGCCGAGGTCACCGGTATCGATCTCGATCAGCACCGGGTCAGCCTCAGCGATGGGGTCACCCTCACCTACGACCGCCTTGTTCTCGCCCTGGGCGGCACCACCCCGATGGATATGGCCCCCGGCGTGGCCGAGCACGCCCTGGCCTTTCGCACCCTGCCAGACGCCTACCGGCTCAAAGAGCGCCTGCGCCATCTCGAAGCCTCCGACGCCGAGAAGATACGCGTTGCCGTGGTGGGCGGCGGCTACAGCGGGGTTGAGCTGGCCTGCAAGGTGGCCGAGCATCTGGGCGAACGGGGCCGGGTACGCCTGGTGGAGCGCACCGATATGATCCTGCGCACCTCGCCGGAGCACAACCGCGAGGTGGCCCAAAAGGCCCTCTCCGACCTGGGGGTGTGGGTCGATCTCGAAACCGCCGTCGATAACGTCACCGCCGACACCATCAGCCTCACCTTCCGCGAGCAAACCGACATTCTGCCCGTCGATCTGGTGCTGTGGACCGTGGGCACTCAGGTGAATGGGGCGATCGCCAACCTGCCCCTCAAGCACAACGAGCGGCAGCAGGTAGTGGTACAGCCCACCCTGGAGTCGGTCGATCGCCCCGGCGTCTATGCCCTGGGCGATGTCGCCGACTGCCGCGACGCCGACGGGCAACAGGTACCCGCCACCGCCCAGGTCGCCCTGCAACAGGCCGACTTTGTCGGGTGGAATATTTGGGCCAGCCTGGGCGGTGGCGAAGCCGCCGGGGCAAAAAATCGCCCCCAGCTGCCCTTCCGCTACCGCCATCTGGGCGAAATGATGACCCTCGGCACCAGCCGCGCCACCCTCACCGGCCTGGGCATTCAGCTCGACGGCGAACTGGCCCACGTAGCCCGCCGCCTGGCCTATCTATACAGAATGCCGACCTTCTCCCACCAGGTGCGGGTAGGGCTCAACTGGATGACCAAACCCCTGCGGGATGCCCTTTCGGCCTAG
- a CDS encoding sulfotransferase domain-containing protein, producing MTSASPRPAQLAVADLDVGPHRWPVKTRELHSHHFDSTIWNDFRFRDDDIVIATYGKSGTTWMQQIVSQLIFGGEEGLNVGDMSPWMDLRVPPAPVKLAAVEAQTHRRFLKTHLPVDALVFSPQAKYIYIGRDGRDVLWSLYNHHANANAMFYDLLNNTPGLVGPALEPPTSSIRQYFHDWLQGDGYPFWSLWENMRSWWEVRHLPNVLLVHYAQLKQDLPGQMRRIAQFLDIPVAEAQWDAIVEHCTFDYMKRHAEQVAPLGGLIFEGGGQTFINKGTNGRWRDILTEEDSEWYETMAEAQLGAACAQWLAHGETP from the coding sequence ATGACCTCAGCCAGCCCTCGCCCTGCTCAACTGGCCGTTGCCGATCTGGACGTCGGCCCCCACCGCTGGCCGGTAAAGACCCGTGAGCTGCACAGCCACCACTTCGACTCCACCATCTGGAACGACTTCCGGTTTCGCGACGACGATATTGTAATTGCTACCTACGGCAAATCTGGAACCACCTGGATGCAGCAAATCGTCTCCCAGCTCATTTTTGGCGGCGAAGAGGGGCTAAACGTGGGCGATATGTCGCCCTGGATGGATCTGCGGGTGCCCCCTGCCCCTGTCAAACTGGCTGCCGTAGAGGCCCAAACCCACCGCCGCTTTCTCAAGACCCATCTGCCCGTGGATGCTCTGGTCTTTTCACCCCAGGCGAAGTACATCTACATTGGCCGCGACGGGCGCGATGTGCTGTGGAGTCTCTACAACCACCACGCCAACGCCAATGCCATGTTCTACGACCTGCTGAACAACACGCCGGGCCTGGTAGGGCCAGCCCTGGAGCCGCCTACCAGCTCGATTCGGCAGTACTTTCACGACTGGCTTCAGGGCGACGGCTACCCCTTCTGGTCGCTGTGGGAGAACATGCGCTCGTGGTGGGAAGTCCGCCATCTGCCCAATGTGCTGCTGGTACACTACGCCCAGCTCAAGCAAGATCTGCCGGGGCAGATGCGCCGCATCGCCCAGTTCCTCGACATTCCCGTCGCCGAGGCCCAGTGGGATGCGATCGTAGAGCACTGCACCTTTGACTACATGAAGCGCCACGCTGAGCAGGTTGCACCTCTGGGGGGGCTGATCTTTGAGGGCGGTGGCCAAACCTTTATCAACAAAGGCACCAATGGCCGCTGGCGCGACATTCTCACCGAGGAAGATAGCGAGTGGTACGAGACCATGGCCGAGGCCCAGCTCGGCGCAGCCTGTGCCCAGTGGTTGGCCCACGGCGAAACGCCCTAG
- a CDS encoding thermonuclease family protein, with protein sequence MQPKILCLAALGLLAACSAPPSSDPAPEALNQLPTVVSITGGQTLVVRDRGRDVATTLACIAVPAQPAAATDRLTSLLPAGQAVQMRPVAERDGQTVAELFLGNRSVGLELVQAGVAMVEPSATADCADAAEGYWQAQIEAQQNRRGLWADYDLAISAPIDLEPNLSLPVQADSGQCPESVDLWAFRNGFEGGANHIVVVDLPQIATAPAEPTAAIAGQVVFTAPLRSQFSQCSGSATAEQMAMYQAEFADGQVRFTLNLTGDGTREVLASGVSVDRPYAFWRAAE encoded by the coding sequence ATGCAGCCCAAAATTCTATGCCTGGCCGCCCTCGGTTTACTAGCGGCCTGCAGCGCCCCGCCTTCCTCTGACCCAGCACCCGAGGCCCTAAACCAGTTGCCCACCGTTGTCAGCATTACCGGCGGCCAGACTCTGGTGGTGCGCGATCGGGGCCGAGACGTGGCCACGACCCTGGCCTGTATTGCTGTGCCCGCCCAGCCCGCAGCCGCCACCGACCGGCTGACGAGCCTGCTGCCAGCGGGGCAGGCGGTGCAGATGCGGCCAGTGGCTGAGCGCGACGGGCAAACTGTGGCCGAACTCTTTCTCGGCAATCGGTCGGTGGGTCTGGAGCTGGTGCAGGCCGGGGTGGCGATGGTAGAGCCCTCGGCTACGGCGGACTGTGCCGATGCTGCCGAGGGCTACTGGCAGGCCCAGATCGAGGCGCAGCAAAACCGCCGAGGTCTCTGGGCTGACTACGATTTGGCCATCTCGGCTCCCATCGATCTAGAGCCCAACCTGTCGCTGCCGGTGCAAGCAGACTCAGGCCAATGCCCTGAATCTGTGGATCTGTGGGCCTTTCGCAACGGGTTTGAGGGCGGGGCCAACCACATTGTGGTGGTAGATCTGCCCCAGATCGCCACGGCTCCGGCTGAGCCGACGGCGGCCATCGCTGGCCAGGTGGTGTTTACGGCCCCACTGCGATCGCAGTTTAGCCAGTGCTCGGGCAGCGCCACCGCTGAGCAAATGGCCATGTACCAGGCGGAGTTTGCCGATGGGCAGGTGCGTTTTACCCTCAATTTGACCGGCGACGGCACGCGGGAGGTGCTGGCCTCTGGGGTTTCTGTAGATCGCCCCTACGCCTTTTGGCGCGCGGCGGAATAG
- a CDS encoding HD domain-containing protein, with protein sequence MTPSAMASPMTALLEALHFAATKHSAQRRKDKEASPYINHPIRVAQLLATEGGITDLATLQAAILHDTVEDTETTPEELEQQFGPEVRQIVAEVTDDKSLPKAERKQRQVEHAPHLSPAAKQLKIADKTANVQNITTSPPSDWSLERKREYLDWADRVVAGCRGCNPALEAVYDDVIAQGRQALETAPQP encoded by the coding sequence ATGACTCCATCCGCTATGGCTTCACCTATGACTGCGCTGCTAGAGGCCCTGCACTTTGCGGCCACCAAGCACAGCGCCCAGCGCCGCAAAGACAAGGAAGCCTCACCCTACATCAACCATCCCATTCGGGTGGCGCAGCTCTTGGCCACCGAGGGCGGCATCACCGACCTGGCAACGCTGCAGGCTGCCATTCTCCACGACACGGTAGAAGACACCGAGACTACTCCCGAGGAGCTAGAGCAGCAGTTTGGCCCCGAGGTGCGGCAGATTGTGGCCGAGGTCACCGACGACAAGAGCCTGCCCAAGGCCGAACGCAAACAGCGACAGGTGGAGCACGCCCCCCACCTATCGCCTGCGGCAAAGCAGCTCAAAATCGCCGACAAAACCGCCAATGTGCAAAACATCACTACCTCGCCCCCCTCAGACTGGTCGCTGGAGCGCAAGCGCGAGTATTTAGATTGGGCCGATCGGGTGGTGGCGGGATGTCGGGGCTGCAACCCGGCCCTAGAAGCCGTCTATGACGATGTTATAGCCCAGGGACGTCAGGCGCTGGAGACAGCGCCCCAGCCCTAG
- a CDS encoding glutamine synthetase family protein, whose translation MTGVLTRVDTSTDLERYVAAEGRDELVKQVRAKIDELGIQYIYYQFVSVTGRIVGKGIPADYWEATAEKGFQLVYGATANLAMDRHGQYLGYGPEAAELVAIPDPETFCQLPWDKRVARVYCVCFRNREEEEGAAAFLTGDCRGNLKRIHSEFQAKHGLQLRHGCEPEMMWLKKGPDGKPDGGVTKPNCYHIDQFEELRPVFLRVIEYGRAMGLDMIQGDHEDAPGQLELNFMFDDALRTCDRLTTYRQICAQVAREFNLIACFMSKPFMGVSASGCHHNLSLWRGGNEAIKMFGFDSLPGLEGNFTYHQGGENTFLPQEGTSKRIPGPVGLHCIGGVIEHLPALTAIGCSTVNSYRRLWDAGFWAPVYSDWGYQNRTCGLRVSAPGRFEYRAVDSMVNPYLMAGALLKAFDDGLSRQLDPGEPEQRNIYEAMDSGKQVKKLPMALGEALEALATDEVIKSALPGEMYRIFDQYKRDEWERFLATTTSWDMENYMDCLP comes from the coding sequence GTGACTGGAGTGCTAACCCGGGTCGATACTTCGACCGATCTCGAGCGCTACGTCGCCGCCGAGGGGCGCGACGAACTGGTTAAGCAGGTGCGGGCCAAAATTGACGAGCTGGGCATTCAGTACATCTATTACCAGTTTGTCTCGGTCACCGGGCGCATTGTGGGCAAGGGCATTCCCGCCGACTACTGGGAAGCCACCGCCGAGAAGGGGTTTCAGCTGGTCTACGGGGCCACCGCCAACCTGGCGATGGATCGCCACGGCCAGTACCTCGGCTACGGCCCCGAAGCCGCTGAACTGGTGGCCATTCCCGACCCCGAGACCTTCTGCCAGCTGCCCTGGGACAAGCGGGTGGCGCGGGTGTACTGCGTCTGCTTTCGCAACCGCGAAGAGGAGGAGGGCGCAGCGGCATTTTTGACGGGCGACTGTCGCGGCAACCTGAAGCGCATCCATAGCGAGTTTCAGGCTAAGCACGGGCTCCAGCTGCGCCACGGCTGCGAGCCCGAGATGATGTGGCTGAAAAAAGGCCCCGACGGCAAGCCCGACGGCGGCGTCACCAAGCCCAACTGCTACCACATTGACCAGTTTGAGGAGCTGCGCCCCGTCTTTCTACGGGTGATCGAGTACGGACGGGCCATGGGCCTCGACATGATCCAGGGTGACCACGAGGATGCGCCGGGGCAGCTGGAGCTGAACTTTATGTTCGACGATGCCCTCAGGACCTGCGATCGCCTCACCACCTACCGCCAGATCTGCGCCCAGGTGGCCCGCGAGTTCAACCTGATCGCCTGCTTCATGTCGAAGCCGTTTATGGGGGTGTCGGCCTCGGGCTGCCACCACAACCTGTCGCTGTGGCGGGGCGGCAACGAGGCGATCAAAATGTTTGGCTTCGATAGCCTGCCCGGCCTGGAGGGCAACTTCACCTACCACCAGGGGGGCGAAAACACCTTTTTGCCGCAGGAAGGCACCTCCAAACGCATTCCCGGCCCGGTGGGGCTGCACTGCATTGGCGGCGTGATCGAGCATTTGCCCGCCCTGACGGCGATCGGCTGCTCTACGGTCAACTCCTACCGCCGCCTGTGGGATGCGGGCTTTTGGGCACCGGTCTACTCCGACTGGGGTTACCAAAATCGCACCTGCGGCCTGCGGGTGTCGGCTCCGGGGCGCTTTGAGTACCGCGCCGTAGACTCGATGGTGAACCCCTACCTGATGGCCGGTGCCCTTCTCAAAGCCTTTGACGATGGCCTCAGCCGCCAGCTCGACCCCGGCGAGCCCGAGCAGCGCAATATCTACGAGGCGATGGACAGCGGCAAGCAGGTGAAGAAGCTGCCCATGGCCCTCGGCGAGGCGCTGGAGGCCCTGGCTACCGACGAGGTGATCAAATCGGCGCTGCCTGGGGAAATGTACCGCATCTTCGACCAGTACAAGCGGGATGAGTGGGAGCGATTTTTGGCCACCACCACCAGCTGGGATATGGAAAACTACATGGACTGTCTGCCCTAG
- a CDS encoding acetamidase/formamidase family protein produces MSENRKRRWLKLWPSLFVATIALCFGASLLPAGMPRASAAVPPLESTLPTSCPRPASSPRHYRVTASPETVHWGFYSKNLAPVVSINSQDYVTLETITHHAGDDYDRMIAGDPAIEAIYNWTAGEKTIGDRGPGVHILTGPVYVCGAEPGDLLEVRMVDLKLRPSGSDPTKTYGSNAAAWWGFQYDNHSEEPTPREVITLYEMDATGAQDYATAVYRYQWTPQTTPDGTVHETIDYPGIVVDHATVTEIGETLEGVKVPLRLHLGSMGVAPSEAEVVDSIPPSYFGGNIDNRNIGIGTAMYYPVAVPGALFSGGDAHASQGDSELDGTAIETSITGVFQFVLHKQADLAGTILEGVKYPLLETPDSWIVHGFTYPNYLAALGEDAQSEIYTLSSLDPALKDSSAKLRDFLMNGMNLTEDEAFSLITVGADFAITQVVDGNWGVHGIIPKGIFDPANVKPKPVAS; encoded by the coding sequence ATGTCCGAAAATCGTAAAAGACGGTGGCTGAAGCTGTGGCCATCCCTGTTTGTAGCGACGATCGCCCTGTGTTTTGGCGCGAGCTTACTACCTGCAGGAATGCCCCGAGCCAGCGCGGCGGTGCCCCCTCTCGAAAGCACTCTACCCACCAGCTGCCCCCGGCCCGCCAGCAGCCCCCGCCACTACAGGGTGACCGCCAGCCCCGAAACCGTACACTGGGGCTTTTACAGCAAAAATCTAGCCCCAGTCGTTTCGATCAACTCCCAGGACTATGTGACCCTGGAAACCATCACCCACCACGCAGGCGACGACTACGATCGCATGATTGCAGGCGACCCGGCGATCGAGGCGATCTACAACTGGACGGCGGGCGAAAAGACTATCGGCGATCGCGGCCCCGGCGTACACATTCTCACTGGCCCGGTCTACGTCTGCGGGGCCGAGCCCGGCGACCTGCTGGAGGTGCGCATGGTTGACCTGAAGCTGCGGCCCAGCGGCAGCGACCCCACCAAAACCTACGGCTCCAACGCCGCCGCCTGGTGGGGCTTTCAGTACGACAACCACAGCGAAGAGCCCACCCCCCGCGAAGTCATCACCCTCTACGAGATGGACGCCACGGGCGCACAAGACTACGCCACCGCCGTCTACCGCTACCAGTGGACGCCCCAAACCACCCCCGACGGCACCGTCCACGAGACCATTGACTACCCCGGCATTGTGGTTGACCACGCCACCGTCACCGAAATTGGCGAAACCCTGGAGGGTGTCAAAGTGCCCCTGCGGCTGCACCTGGGCTCCATGGGGGTAGCCCCCAGCGAGGCTGAGGTGGTCGATTCAATCCCGCCCAGCTACTTTGGCGGCAACATCGACAACCGCAATATCGGCATTGGCACCGCCATGTACTATCCGGTCGCCGTGCCGGGGGCGCTGTTCTCCGGCGGCGACGCCCACGCCTCCCAGGGCGACTCTGAGCTAGACGGTACCGCCATTGAGACTTCGATTACCGGCGTATTTCAGTTTGTGCTGCACAAGCAGGCCGATCTGGCGGGCACCATTCTCGAAGGGGTCAAATATCCACTGCTCGAAACCCCCGACAGCTGGATTGTCCACGGCTTTACCTACCCCAACTACCTCGCAGCCCTGGGCGAGGATGCCCAGAGCGAGATCTACACCCTTTCTTCCCTCGACCCGGCGCTGAAGGATAGCTCTGCCAAGCTGCGCGACTTCTTAATGAACGGCATGAACCTCACCGAAGACGAAGCGTTTTCGCTGATTACGGTGGGGGCCGATTTTGCCATTACCCAGGTGGTAGACGGCAACTGGGGCGTCCACGGTATTATTCCTAAGGGCATTTTTGACCCGGCAAATGTGAAACCAAAACCTGTGGCGAGCTGA
- a CDS encoding rhodanese-like domain-containing protein — MTNLSEQADNVVDQAANQAENLTNRAEDAASQVPERAENLARQADDASHQVPDQVESAKATLTKPLPTPPNTPSSQASPEELLKRLNWGEPALTILDVRSREDFNNERITGAVPMPIDQIPGGIESVLESKRDIYVYGDSADDAAGQLRQAGYANVAVLQGGLSAWKAIGGSTEGVLAFSSPIKD, encoded by the coding sequence ATGACTAACCTTTCTGAACAAGCCGATAATGTTGTTGATCAGGCCGCCAACCAGGCCGAAAATCTGACTAATCGTGCAGAGGATGCTGCTAGCCAGGTGCCTGAGCGAGCTGAAAATCTAGCTCGCCAAGCCGACGATGCCTCTCATCAAGTTCCTGACCAAGTTGAGTCCGCCAAGGCTACGCTAACCAAGCCCCTGCCGACCCCTCCCAATACGCCGTCGAGCCAGGCATCGCCCGAAGAGCTGCTCAAGCGCCTGAATTGGGGTGAACCAGCCCTGACTATTCTGGATGTACGCAGTCGGGAAGACTTCAATAATGAGCGTATTACCGGTGCCGTGCCTATGCCCATCGACCAAATTCCCGGCGGCATCGAGTCTGTTTTAGAAAGTAAGCGTGATATCTACGTCTACGGCGACAGTGCTGACGACGCGGCTGGTCAACTGCGCCAGGCAGGGTACGCTAACGTTGCTGTACTCCAGGGCGGACTGTCTGCCTGGAAAGCCATTGGGGGCTCTACCGAAGGCGTTTTGGCCTTCTCTTCTCCCATTAAAGATTAG